From the genome of Plasmodium malariae genome assembly, chromosome: 9, one region includes:
- the PmUG01_09035100 gene encoding kelch protein, putative — MENQSIAPYEINPEEKGIIEKEHSLNNENSVPSGGKIKEENVVQKRENTVSTQSAPNISIIPSTLNTHITPSTLNSLNAQNVQNAQNVQNVQNDQNVQNNQNVQNDQNVQNAQNIQNIQNTENIENVQNEKNVQHAENAENAQDGKKKDTGKAENEKRSFFNSKPNDEVSKGFPSPPVFHLTEIMHNERCFKRTKGHISVEINGDICIYGGMLQNKCVDNFIRYVPGINLFEKVRLNSNDIMPRAFHSGNVITEDNKNSIVIFGGINEKNQIVNETYKFDFQAKKWEHIQNKVNPVPRYKHASCSFSDTVYIHGGLDLNNSLLSDLWVLSGNVWRELSQLDIIPEARCAHSLIFSIYGNARLIFLFGGNKKGFSGALGDTWIFNTSTNRWREVTNTTGPKPCSRWGHAAQLFDNEWMIIYGGITNGWIENYALSDMYALNIYTFSWFEVDISTSKNFSRGYFGSLCLVPYKKSLHVFGGCDESNEYSDVFNMSPLVTYVSYKTLTGKIEQLNSRMNNINDNANDNENISLVEFELQITDLKKEINNINNMMRTFESKFYALEKLNEQCEKLLSKNINSEALEKLEQRIRKLESTNVLMKHDSI, encoded by the exons ATGGAAAACCAAAGCATCGCCCCATATGAAATAAATCCTGAAGAAAAAGGCATCATTGAAAAGGAACACTCACTAAATAACGAAAACAGTGTTCCTTCAGGggggaaaataaaagaagaaaatgtaGTACAAAAGAGAGAAAACACAGTAAGTACACAAAGCGCTCCAAACATATCGATTATACCAAGCACACTAAATACACATATCACACCATCTACACTCAATTCACTAAATGCacaaaatgtacaaaatgcTCAAAATGTtcaaaatgtacaaaatgatcaaaatgtacaaaataatcaaaatgtacaaaatgatcaaaatgtacaaaatgctcaaaatattcaaaatattcaaaacacagaaaatattgaaaatgtgcaaaatgaaaaaaatgtacagcACGCTGAAAATGCGGAAAATGCACaagatggaaaaaaaaaggatacaGGTAAAGcggaaaatgaaaaaagaagttTCTTTAACTCAAAACCAAATGATGAAGTGTCCAAAGGATTTCCTTCTCCCCctgtttttcatttaactGAAATAATGCACAATGAAAGATGTTTCAAAAGAACAAAAGGTCATATATCAGTGGAAATAAATGgggatatatgtatatatggtggtatgttacaaaataaatgtgttgataattttataagatATGTACCaggaattaatttatttgaaaaggTACGTTTGAATTCAAATGATATAATGCCTAGAGCATTTCACTCAGGAAATGTGATAACagaagataataaaaatagcatTGTTATATTTGGTggtataaatgaaaaaaatcaaattgttaatgaaacatataaatttgaTTTTCAAGCGAAAAAATGGGAacatattcaaaataaagtaaatcCTGTACCAAGATATAAACATGCATCTTGTAGTTTTAGTGAtactgtatatatacatggaGGATTAGACCTAAACAATTCATTATTATCTGATCTATGGGTCTTATCAGGTAATGTATGGAGAGAACTTTCACAACTTGATATAATCCCTGAAGCTAGATGTGCACATAGCTTAATTTTCTCCATATATGGAAATGCAAGactaattttcttatttggtggtaataaaaaaggttTCAGTGGAGCATTAGGTGATACCTGGATTTTTAATACTAGCACCAATAGATGGCGAGAAGTTACCAATACCACTGGTCCCAAACCTTGTTCACGATGGGG cCATGCTGCACAGCTCTTTGATAATGAATGGATGATAATATATGGAGGAATTACAAATGGATGGATTGAAAATTATGCCTTGTctg ATATGTACGCActgaatatatacacattctCATGGTTTGAAGTTGACATAAGTACATCAAAGAATTTCAGTAGAGGATATTTCGGGTCCTTATGCTTGGTACCGTATAAAAAATCTTTGCATGTTTTTGGCGGGTGTGATGAATCAAACGAATATTCTGATGTGTTCAATATGTCACCCCTTGTAACTTATGTGTCATATAAAACATTGACAGGAAAAATTGAACAACTAAATTCTCGAATGAATAACATTAATGATAATGCaaatgataatgaaaatatcaGTTTAGTAGAATTTGAGCTCCAAATTactgatttaaaaaaagaaattaacaatataaaCAATATGATGAGAACATTCGAATCGAAATTTTATG CACTTGAAAAACTAAATGAGCAATGCGAAAAGTTGCtttcaaaaaatatcaaCTCGGAAGCTTTGGAGAAATTAGAGCAGCGTATAAGAAAATTGGAGTCAACAAATGTTTTAATGAAACATGACAGCAT